The proteins below come from a single Saimiri boliviensis isolate mSaiBol1 chromosome 16, mSaiBol1.pri, whole genome shotgun sequence genomic window:
- the TEX30 gene encoding testis-expressed protein 30 isoform X1, producing MSHTEVKLKIPFGNKLLDAVCLVPNKSLTYGIILTHGASGDMNLPHLMSLASHLASHGFFCLRFTCKGLNIVHRIKAYKSVLNYLKTSEYKLAGVFLGGRSMGSRAAASVMCHIEPDDADDFVRGLICISYPLHHPKQQHKLRDEDLFRLKEPVLFVSGSADEMCEKNLLEKVAQKMQAPHKIHWIEKANHSMAVKGRSTNDVFKEINTQILFWIQEITEMDKKCH from the exons ATGAGTCATACAGAg gttaaattaaaaataccttttgGAAATAAATTACTAGATGCCGTTTGTTTGGTACCTAACAAGAGCTTAACATATGGAATAATTCTTACACATGGAGCATCAGGAGATATGAATCTTCCTCATTTGATGTCGCTGGCATCCCATCTTGCATCCCATGGGTTTTTTTGCCTGAGATTTACCTGCAAAGGCCTTAATATTGTACATAGAATTAAGGCATATAAATCAGTTTTG aattaCCTAAAGACATCAGAATACAAACTTGCAGGAGTTTTTCTTGGAG gTCGTTCAATGGGCTCAAGAGCAGCTGCTTCTGTAATGTGTCACATTGAGCCAGATGACGCTGATGATTTTGTTCGAGGTCTCATATGTATTTCTTATCCACTGCACCATCCAAAGCAGCAGCATAAACTCAGAGATGAAGATCTCTTTCGTTTAAAAGAGCCTGTACTGTTTGTGTCAGGCTCAGCAGATGAAATGTGTGAAAAG aacttGTTGGAGAAAGTGGCACAGAAAATGCAAGCTCCCCATAAAATCCACTGGATTGAGAAGGCAAATCATTCCATGGCAGTGAAAGGACGGTCAACAAatgatgttttcaaagaaataaatacacagatTTTGTTTTGGATCCAAGAAATTACTGAAATGGACAAGAAATGTCATTAG
- the TEX30 gene encoding testis-expressed protein 30 isoform X2, which translates to MNLPHLMSLASHLASHGFFCLRFTCKGLNIVHRIKAYKSVLNYLKTSEYKLAGVFLGGRSMGSRAAASVMCHIEPDDADDFVRGLICISYPLHHPKQQHKLRDEDLFRLKEPVLFVSGSADEMCEKNLLEKVAQKMQAPHKIHWIEKANHSMAVKGRSTNDVFKEINTQILFWIQEITEMDKKCH; encoded by the exons ATGAATCTTCCTCATTTGATGTCGCTGGCATCCCATCTTGCATCCCATGGGTTTTTTTGCCTGAGATTTACCTGCAAAGGCCTTAATATTGTACATAGAATTAAGGCATATAAATCAGTTTTG aattaCCTAAAGACATCAGAATACAAACTTGCAGGAGTTTTTCTTGGAG gTCGTTCAATGGGCTCAAGAGCAGCTGCTTCTGTAATGTGTCACATTGAGCCAGATGACGCTGATGATTTTGTTCGAGGTCTCATATGTATTTCTTATCCACTGCACCATCCAAAGCAGCAGCATAAACTCAGAGATGAAGATCTCTTTCGTTTAAAAGAGCCTGTACTGTTTGTGTCAGGCTCAGCAGATGAAATGTGTGAAAAG aacttGTTGGAGAAAGTGGCACAGAAAATGCAAGCTCCCCATAAAATCCACTGGATTGAGAAGGCAAATCATTCCATGGCAGTGAAAGGACGGTCAACAAatgatgttttcaaagaaataaatacacagatTTTGTTTTGGATCCAAGAAATTACTGAAATGGACAAGAAATGTCATTAG